The nucleotide sequence CTGCCGACTGGCTAATGGCTCCGACCGCTGACTAGCGAATTGATTAGACTAAGTGCAGACTTCCTCGTAGCGGATTGATTGCTATGCCTACCTATCCCGGAATTAGCCGCGACGCCTTTCGCCACCCCCTCGACCAACAAGCGGAAGCCGCCCTGCGCGCCTTCCCCGGATTCGACCTTGTTGCCCGCAAGTTTGTGGAATTTATGTATGAACGGCCGCAGCTAGTGTCGCTCATGGGCAATAACGTGCAGGTCGGGCCGCAGCAATATGCCACGCTTTACCAAATGTTTCGGGAGTGTGTGCAGGCGCTGGATGTGCAGCCCATGCCGAACCTGTTTGTGGCCCAAAATCCGCAGGTCAACGCCTATTCCATCGGCGAAGAAAACCCTTGCGTGGTCGTCAACACGGGACTGCTGGACTTGCTGAGTGATGACGAAATTCGCGCGGTGATGGCCCATGAGTTAGGTCACATCAAATGTGGTCATACGACTCTGACGCAGATGGCAATTTGGGCGATGAATACGGCAACCATCGTCGGCGAACTCACCTTTGGCATTGGCAATATGGTCAGTACGGGCCTGATCTACGCCTTTTATGAGTGGCGACGGATGGCTGAGCTGTCGTGCGATCGCGCGGCCTTACTCGCCACTGACGACTGGCAACTGGTCGGCAATACCATGATGCGCATCTCGGGCGGTAGCAGTCGCTTTGCCCATGAGTTGAACTTTGCCGCCTTTGAAAAACAGGCCAGCGACTACCAAAACTTAGACGAAGACGGCTTGAGTCAGGTCTACAAGTTTCTGCTCTACAACGGTGGCGGCGCGGGGCCGATGCTCAGCCATCCCTTCCCCGTTGACCGCCTCACCTATCTCAAGTCTTGGGCACACTCGGACGACTATGCCCAGATCAAAGCCGGGAATTATCGGCGCTCAGACACTCAAGGCACCGTCGATGTTGAGCCCAGTCCTGCGGTCAGCGAAATCGATCGCCTGCGCCAAGAACTCGTCGATCTCCAGCGCGAACTCGACCGTTTACGTCGCGCCTAAGGAATTGGAATTAAATTAAGTGTGAACAGCCGTCTCGGCTGTTCAAGAGCAGGCAAGATGCCTGCCCGACAAAACTTGGATTTTATAAAATCCTGATTCCTAAGCATCGGCATTGGTCGAGCCCACTGCAGTTGCCCAGATGGGGCTATTCAGGCGAGTTAATCAGACCAGGGTGGTCGTCGGGACGGGGGGCCGAGGCATCCCAAAAGAAGCGGCGATCGCTCTCCTCAATCGGGCGATCGTTGATGCTGGCTTCGCGACGGCGCATCAGACCCGCCTCATCAAATTCCCAATTCTCATTACCGTAGGCGCGATACCACTGCCCCGCATCATCGTGCCATTCGTACTGAAAGCGGACGGCAATGCGGTTGTCGCCAAAGGCCCACATTTCTTTCACCAGGCGGTAGTCCAGTTCTTTGTCCCACTTGCGGCGCAGGAAGGCGCGAATGGCTTCCCGGCCCTGGAAAATTTCGGCTCGGTTGCGCCAAAAACTGTCTTCGGTATAGGCCATCGCCACGCGATCGGGGTCGCGGCTATTCCAGGCATTTTCCGCCATGCGCACTTTCGCGATCGCAATTTCCCGCGTGAAGGGCGGCACTAATTTGGGGGCCGGGGTCGTCATCACAAATCTCCAAAATCAACTCACAAAAAAGGCTGCCAGCGCTTTGCCAACAGCCTCTGAACTAGGGGGTAGAAACCCATTCAACTCAACACATCTAGCCGTAAAAAAATTAACCGAGAAACACGCCGGAGAGGAAAGCCGCCCCAACGCCTGCCAAGGCAAAGCCCGCAAACCGCAGGTTTAAAGTGCTGCCTTCCGCCTTGCCTATGAGTTGCTTAGCCACACCGTAAGCGCCAACTGCGATCGCCGTCTGAATAATCGCGAAGCCTGCCAGGTAAGCCAACACGGCATCCATACCTGCGCCAATCACCGCTTCACCATAGGCATAACCGTGGAACAGCCCGGCAAACGCCGCCAAGCCGACGACGACAGCTGTCTTGGGCGGTTCGCGCATGGCCAGCAACGCGCCAAACACCAGAACAGAGGCCGAAATCACCAATTCCGCTGCGGGCAAATCAATAGCCATCAGATGGAGCACAGTACCTACCATCGAAACCAGCACGAACCCGATGGGAATTAGTAAACCGCCACCCATGACAGCGGCCAACAAACCTGCGGTAATCACAAAAGCTAAATGATCCAGGCCAATCACAGGGTGACCCAGGCCAGATAAAAAGCCTTGAATCGCGTTGTTTGGAGTTTCACCGCCAAACGGGTGGTGAGCCAGAGCCGGCGTCGCCACCAGCATCAACCCAACCGTCGCCACCAACCCCAAACTACCGAGCTTTACCATCGCTGGCGACACCGCCGCTTTAGACCATAACTGTCGCATCTCTTTCCTCTCAGCAAAGTAATGAATAGCAAAAACCGACAAAACCAAGGGTCTTACCACTTCTTATAGGGCAAGAATTTACCGCACATGATGACTTTGACGCGATCGCCCTTGGGATCCTCTTCTTTCTCAACATCGATAGTGAAGTCGATCGCGCTCATAATGCCATCGCCAAACTTTTCATGTACCACAGTCTTGATGGGCATCCCATAGACCTGCATGATTTCGTAAAACCGATAGATGAGCGGGTCGGTCGGAATCACCGGATCCAGAGAACCTTTGACGGGGCACTCAGTGAGGGGCTCAATGAAGGAGGGATCAGCGCCGATCGCTTCCACAATCTTGGTCGCCTCTTCCTTCGAAGCACTGGCTTGCCGATAAATCACCGAGGCAATCCACACTTCGTCACAACCCACTTTGGCTTCCAAATCAGCAAACGTGACCCCTGCGGCCTTCTTTGCTGCCAACAACTTTTCAGTAATTTCGGGAATTGCCATATCTAGATCCTCTTAATACATCAGTCAAAAATCAAAAACTTACTCGGCGGCCAGGGTTCTTTTAACCACTAATCCGCGCCTCTTCTACGGCCCGCGTTTCGCGATAGAGATGGCTTTCCATCTCGGCTTTGAGATCGTGATAAGCCGGATGCTGATCAATGATTTCGCGGTTGCGGGGTCGGGGGAAGGGCACCTCCAACACCTCGTCAACACGGGCAGCGGGGCCCCGGGTCATCATGACGATGCGATCGCTCAGCAGCAGCGCCTCTTCAATACTGTGGGTAATCATGATGACGGTCTTGCGCTCCTGTTCCCAGATGCGCTCAATCTCATCCTGCAAAAAGCCGCGCGTCAAAGCATCCAACGCCCCAAAGGGCTCATCCATCAGCAAGATTTGCGGACTAAACGCTAGGGCACGAGCAATGCCCACCCGCTGCCGCATCCCGCCCGAAAGTTCATGGGGATGTTTCCTTTCCGCCCCGGTCAGCCCTACGAGTTGAATGTGCTCCTTGATCGCCCGATTCTTTTGCTTATCCGACCATTTGGGGTACACGGTTTCAACGGCGAAACGAATGTTCTCCTCCACCGTCATCCACGGCATCAAGGCATAGTTCTGAAACACCATGCCGCGATCAGGACCAGGCCCAGTAATCGGATGGTTGTTGAACAAAATCTCGCCAGCGGTAATGTCTGACAATCCCGCAATCATGTTCAACAGGGTCGATTTGCCACAACCCGAAGGGCCAATGATGGACACAAAAGTATTGGGCTCAATGTCCAGACTAATGTTCTCGATCGCAACAAAATCTCTCGACTTTTTGCCAGCCAGCTTGCTGAACAGATCCTTCTTGCCCCAAAAAACTTTGGAGACATTGCGAATCGACAATTGCGCGGTCGGCGAATACGTATCCACCGGAGTTGCTGAATTCACGGGTGCTACACTCACGAGTTTCGACCAAATACGACAAATCTTTCTACTGCAGCAAAAATGCTGTCTAGAATGAGGCCGACGAGGCCAATGATGAAGATGGCAACCAAAATATTCGGGATATAAAGGTTATTCCACTCATTCCAAATGAAATAGCCGAGCCCGGTACCTAAGAGCATTTCCGCAGCGACAATCACCAACCAGGCAATCCCCATGCTGATGCGCAGGCCCGACACGATGTTCGGCAGCGCCGCCGGAATGATCACCTTAAAGATTGTGCGCAAGCGAGAAGCGCCCAGGGTCTGGGCCACATCGAGATAGTCTTTATCCACGTTGGCCACACCAAAGGCTGTATTAATCAGCGTTGGCCAGATGCTGGAAATAAAGATGATAAACACCCCAGTGATTTCGGAATCTCGGAAGATGTAAAGCCCCAATGGCAACCAAGCCAGCGGCGAAATCGGTTTAAGCAACTGCACATAGGGGTTAAAGCCCTTGCGAGCGATGGAAGAGATGCCCATCAAAATGCCCAGCGGCACTGCCACAATGGACGCTAAAAAATAGCCGATCGCTACTCGACGCAGGCTGATCAGTAGGTTCCAGCCAATGCCCAAATCGTTCGGTCCATTGTTAAAAAAAGGATTCGTGATCCACCACCAAAGTTCCGACAACGTTTCGGACGCGGTGGGCATGCCCTTGGCAAACCAGTCGGCTCGTGCCCCAATTTCCCAAAACAGGAGAAAGGCGATTAATGAACCTACAAAGAGTAGAAATGCCCTGACCCCCTCTGTGAAGAAGAGAGATTCCTTTTCACCCCCGTAGTAGGGGATGGCCGTCTTCGTGTCGCTAACTGTCATACTCGATACCTCCTAACTCATACGACTGTTGGTCTATCAGCGTTCTCATCATTGGTTGGCGGCAGTTGGGTAAAAGCCGTGGTAACTCAGGGCTCGTCAGAACTGCACCGAGCTGTCCGCAAACTTTACCCAACCGACAACCTCAATGTCGACGCTGCACTAGACGCCGTATTCGTCAATTTGCTGCTGCACATAGCCCGCGGGGTCTGCCGGATCGAAGGTGTCAAACATCAACTCTTCGGTGCGGTAGATCTCTTCCGGAGGTTCCTGACCCAACTCTTGCGCCAGTTCGCGAGCCAAGTCAGTCAAGAAAATGCCCTGCCCGACTTCGTCGTAGCCTTGCTCAGGAATGACCTGTGCAGCCATGCCATCGCCCTGCAAATCCCAGCGGACGAGCTGAGAAGAAATCCAGTTAGCGAAGCTCTGCCAGGGATACGGATCAAAGTCGATGCGATCGGGCACGCTCAGGGTGTTGCCATTGCCATCGTCAAAGTTACCCGTCAACACAGCTTCAACTACTTCCGTCGGCTGGTTGAGGAAGGCCCGCTCAGAAATCGCCTCAGCAATCTCAACGCGGTTAGCCGGGTCGCTGGCGTAGCCTGTCGCCTCGACAATCGCCTTATTGAGGGCGCGGAAGGTGTTGGGATTCGCGTCGATCCACTCATCGCTGGCCGCAAATGCACAGCAGGGGTGTCCTGGCCAGAGTTCCTTGGTAATCATGTGGATGAAGCCCACTTCCTCATAAACCGCCCGCTGATTGAACGGATCAGGCATGAGGTAAGCGTCGATGTCACCGGCCACCATCTGCGCAATACTGTCTGGCGGGGGAACGGGACGAATCTGCACATCTACATCGGGATCGATGCCGCCCGTCGCCAGGTAGTAGCGCAGCAGCAGGTTGTGCATGGAATAGGGGAAGGGCACCCCGAAGGTAAAGCCTCGGAAGTCGGCAGGGCCGTTGATGTTGCCCTTGTGGCGATTAGCGACGGTAATCGCCTGACCGTTAATGTTTTCGATGCTGGCCAGCTTCACCCCAAAGGAAGCGGAGCCTAAGCCCAAAGTCATCGCGATCGGCATAGGCGCGAGCATGTGGTAGGCGTCGAGTTCACCCGCGATCGCGGAGTCACGCACGGCCCCCCAACTGGGCATCTTCACCACGGTCGCATTCAGACCATGCTTTTCGTAGAACCCAAGCGGCTCTGACATGATGATGGGCGACGCACAGGTGATGGGAATGAAACCAATTTGCAGATCGGTTTTTTCCAAATTGGAGGTATCGACGGGTTCAGTGTCGTCCTCGGCAGCAGGTTCGCTGCCACCGCCGCCACCACAGCCTGCCAGAGTGACCAAGGCGGCCCCAACTGCCATATTGCGCATGAATTCGCGACGAGTCGCCCCGCTATTACGAATAGAGTCGTTGAAGAACAGTCCAGCTTGCGGGCCAAAGGCGGCAGCCAGCGCATTATCCAACCCGCCTGCCTGCTGACACAAGCCTAAAATCAACCGTTCGCGTCGAGGATCGCCCCGCCCTACCCGCTTCAGGAACAATGCTTTACGCAGCTCGTGAGCATTCACCCCTTCTGCCGCGCGCAGCTGGTTTTGCTTGTAAACGCCCATTTTGACGAGGTCATCCACCATATCGAGCGGATCTTTGGGCATGGTCTGCATGAATTCCCAGTGATCCATGGTGGAGTGCGTGCCGCCACAAATAATGCACGCAAGTTCCAAATCGGAGAGTTCACCGCGATCGCAGTTGAGATTATTCCATCGCCG is from Leptolyngbya iicbica LK and encodes:
- a CDS encoding HupE/UreJ family protein, which produces MRQLWSKAAVSPAMVKLGSLGLVATVGLMLVATPALAHHPFGGETPNNAIQGFLSGLGHPVIGLDHLAFVITAGLLAAVMGGGLLIPIGFVLVSMVGTVLHLMAIDLPAAELVISASVLVFGALLAMREPPKTAVVVGLAAFAGLFHGYAYGEAVIGAGMDAVLAYLAGFAIIQTAIAVGAYGVAKQLIGKAEGSTLNLRFAGFALAGVGAAFLSGVFLG
- the ntrB gene encoding nitrate ABC transporter permease, with the protein product MTVSDTKTAIPYYGGEKESLFFTEGVRAFLLFVGSLIAFLLFWEIGARADWFAKGMPTASETLSELWWWITNPFFNNGPNDLGIGWNLLISLRRVAIGYFLASIVAVPLGILMGISSIARKGFNPYVQLLKPISPLAWLPLGLYIFRDSEITGVFIIFISSIWPTLINTAFGVANVDKDYLDVAQTLGASRLRTIFKVIIPAALPNIVSGLRISMGIAWLVIVAAEMLLGTGLGYFIWNEWNNLYIPNILVAIFIIGLVGLILDSIFAAVERFVVFGRNS
- a CDS encoding ABC transporter substrate-binding protein, giving the protein MVFGSATQTARRWNNLNCDRGELSDLELACIICGGTHSTMDHWEFMQTMPKDPLDMVDDLVKMGVYKQNQLRAAEGVNAHELRKALFLKRVGRGDPRRERLILGLCQQAGGLDNALAAAFGPQAGLFFNDSIRNSGATRREFMRNMAVGAALVTLAGCGGGGGSEPAAEDDTEPVDTSNLEKTDLQIGFIPITCASPIIMSEPLGFYEKHGLNATVVKMPSWGAVRDSAIAGELDAYHMLAPMPIAMTLGLGSASFGVKLASIENINGQAITVANRHKGNINGPADFRGFTFGVPFPYSMHNLLLRYYLATGGIDPDVDVQIRPVPPPDSIAQMVAGDIDAYLMPDPFNQRAVYEEVGFIHMITKELWPGHPCCAFAASDEWIDANPNTFRALNKAIVEATGYASDPANRVEIAEAISERAFLNQPTEVVEAVLTGNFDDGNGNTLSVPDRIDFDPYPWQSFANWISSQLVRWDLQGDGMAAQVIPEQGYDEVGQGIFLTDLARELAQELGQEPPEEIYRTEELMFDTFDPADPAGYVQQQIDEYGV
- a CDS encoding DUF1348 family protein; this encodes MTTPAPKLVPPFTREIAIAKVRMAENAWNSRDPDRVAMAYTEDSFWRNRAEIFQGREAIRAFLRRKWDKELDYRLVKEMWAFGDNRIAVRFQYEWHDDAGQWYRAYGNENWEFDEAGLMRRREASINDRPIEESDRRFFWDASAPRPDDHPGLINSPE
- a CDS encoding M48 family metallopeptidase encodes the protein MPTYPGISRDAFRHPLDQQAEAALRAFPGFDLVARKFVEFMYERPQLVSLMGNNVQVGPQQYATLYQMFRECVQALDVQPMPNLFVAQNPQVNAYSIGEENPCVVVNTGLLDLLSDDEIRAVMAHELGHIKCGHTTLTQMAIWAMNTATIVGELTFGIGNMVSTGLIYAFYEWRRMAELSCDRAALLATDDWQLVGNTMMRISGGSSRFAHELNFAAFEKQASDYQNLDEDGLSQVYKFLLYNGGGAGPMLSHPFPVDRLTYLKSWAHSDDYAQIKAGNYRRSDTQGTVDVEPSPAVSEIDRLRQELVDLQRELDRLRRA
- a CDS encoding ABC transporter ATP-binding protein, coding for MNSATPVDTYSPTAQLSIRNVSKVFWGKKDLFSKLAGKKSRDFVAIENISLDIEPNTFVSIIGPSGCGKSTLLNMIAGLSDITAGEILFNNHPITGPGPDRGMVFQNYALMPWMTVEENIRFAVETVYPKWSDKQKNRAIKEHIQLVGLTGAERKHPHELSGGMRQRVGIARALAFSPQILLMDEPFGALDALTRGFLQDEIERIWEQERKTVIMITHSIEEALLLSDRIVMMTRGPAARVDEVLEVPFPRPRNREIIDQHPAYHDLKAEMESHLYRETRAVEEARISG
- the cynS gene encoding cyanase codes for the protein MAIPEITEKLLAAKKAAGVTFADLEAKVGCDEVWIASVIYRQASASKEEATKIVEAIGADPSFIEPLTECPVKGSLDPVIPTDPLIYRFYEIMQVYGMPIKTVVHEKFGDGIMSAIDFTIDVEKEEDPKGDRVKVIMCGKFLPYKKW